The Chloroflexota bacterium genome contains the following window.
CCCCGCCTACACGCATTCAGTCGCTCCGCGACGGACGCCGGGAACAGCGTCGTCCGGTGAGACCGGGGCGTCGCGCAGCGACTGCAGGAGCGTAGGCGGGGCTTTCAAGCCCCGACGCGGCGGCACGACGCGCTCAACATGCGATTGCCCTGCTCCACTTCGTTCGTGCCTCGCCGCGGTCAGGATGACGTGGGCGAGAAGCCGTTACACCGCTCCAGACTCGTGGAGTTTCGCGATCTCGGCTGACGAGTAGCCAAGCTCACCCAGCACCTCGTCGGTGTGCTCGCCGAGCATCGGGGGCGGCAGGCGGATCTCGGCCGGGGTCTCCGACAACTGCCAGGGGAAGCCCGTGACGCTGATCGTGCCGGCCTTCGGGTGCTCCACCGTCCGACGCAGGTTCAGGTGCTCCGTCTGGGGATCGGCGAAGACGTCCGTGAGCGTGTAGACCGGGCCGCACGGCACATCGACCTTCTCCAGGATCGCCACGACCTCCGCCACCGTCAGCGACCCGAGGCGCGCCTCGATGGCGGCGATCAGCGGCTCACGGTTGCCAACGCGGTCGCGGTTGAGGGTGAAGCGCGCATCGTCGAGCAGCGATTCCAGCCCCAGCGCTTTACAGAACGCCTGCCACATCCGCTCGTTGCCGCAGGCCACGTTGACGAAGCCGTCTGACGCCGAGAACGTCTCGTACGGGGCGATGCTCGGATGGCGGTTGCCAGCGAGGCCCGGCGCGTTGCCGGTGGCGAAGAAGCGGCCAGCCTGGAACGTCAGCAGGGCCACCTGCCCGCCCAGCATCGAGGCGTCGATCCACTGGCCCACGCCCGTCTTCTCGCGGACGAACAGGGCGCTGCTGATAGCGAACGCCGCGAACATGCCTGCGCCGATGTCGGCAATCGGGATGCCGAACTTGGTTGGCTGGCCTCCTGGCTGGCCGGTCAGACTCATCGCCCCGCCCATGCCCTGCAAGACCTGGTCGAAAGCTGGCTGGTTGGCGCGCGGTCCGGTCTGCCCGAATCCGGAGATCGAGCAGAAGATCAGGCGCGGGTTGAGCCCCTTCGCCTGCTCGTAGCCAAAGCCGAAGCGGTCCATCAGACCGGGACGGAAGTTCTCGACCAGCACATCGGACTGCTCGATCAGCTTCCGAACGATCTCGCGGCCCTCGGGCTGCTTCAGATCGACGGTGACGCTGCGCTTATTGCGGCTGATGCTCATGAAGTAGGTGCTCTCGCCCTCGATGAAGGGCGGTCCCCAGCCGCGCGCCTCGTCGCCAGTGCC
Protein-coding sequences here:
- a CDS encoding CoA transferase encodes the protein MPGPLAGIRVLDLTRALAGPYCTLMLGDMGADVIKVEMPGTGDEARGWGPPFIEGESTYFMSISRNKRSVTVDLKQPEGREIVRKLIEQSDVLVENFRPGLMDRFGFGYEQAKGLNPRLIFCSISGFGQTGPRANQPAFDQVLQGMGGAMSLTGQPGGQPTKFGIPIADIGAGMFAAFAISSALFVREKTGVGQWIDASMLGGQVALLTFQAGRFFATGNAPGLAGNRHPSIAPYETFSASDGFVNVACGNERMWQAFCKALGLESLLDDARFTLNRDRVGNREPLIAAIEARLGSLTVAEVVAILEKVDVPCGPVYTLTDVFADPQTEHLNLRRTVEHPKAGTISVTGFPWQLSETPAEIRLPPPMLGEHTDEVLGELGYSSAEIAKLHESGAV